Genomic segment of Geminocystis herdmanii PCC 6308:
ACCCGGTCCTCCTAACATAATTAATCTAACCATAAATTTTACCTCTAATAATCATAAATTCTAAAATAATATCAAATAAATTGTAACTAAAAATAATTACTTTTTTCCCAATAAACACTATTTTTCTTTCCTCGATTAAAACATTAACTATTAAGGTCAAATTAAGGTAAAATCAATGATGTTTTATCATCATGATCGCTATGCGGATATTTGTTAGTACAGGAGAAGTCTCAGGAGATTTACAAGGAGGATTGTTAGTTCAAGCGCTCTATCAAGAAGCCCAAAAACAGGGTATTTCTTTGATAATAGAAGGCTTGGGAGGTGAAAAAATGCGATCGTCTGGTGCTAACATTATCGCTGATACTACTGCTATTGGTTCTGTCGGGTTGTTAGAATCATTACCTTTTATTATTCCTACACTAAAAATACAACAAAAAGCCAAGCAGTATTTACACACTAATTTACCTGATATTATTGTTTTAATTGACTATTTAGGGCCTAATTTGGCGATCGCATCTTCCCTTAAAGAAAAATATCCTCACATTCCTATTATTTGGTACATTAGTCCTCAATTTTGGGTGTGGACTCCTCGCCAACAAGACCTCAAACAACTATTAAAAGTTACTGACAAATTACTGGCTATTTTTCCCGAAGAAGCCAAATTTTATCAAGAAAAAGGTTTGAGTAGTGTTTATGTCGGTCATCCTTTGCTCGATCGAATTAAAACAGCACCAACTAGAGAAAATTCGAGGGAAAAATTAGGGATTAAAGAAGCAGAAAAAATGATTGTTTTATTACCTGCATCTCGTCAACAGGAATTAAAATACTTATTACCAGTCATGTTAGAATCTGCTCAAAAAATTCAAGAAAAATTCCCTTTAGTCAAATTTTATTTACCCATTTCTTTACCTAAATATCGAGAAAAAATTGAAGACTTAATAAGTCAATATAAAGTAAAAATTAACTTATTTGAAGGAGAAACTTTAGAAATTTTAGCAGGATCAGATTTAGCTATCACCAAATCAGGTACAGTAAATTTAGAGTTAGGTTTATTAAAAATTCCGCAAATTGTGATTTATAAAGTCAATCCTATTACTATTTGGATAGCTCGAAAAATTTTACGATTTTCTATTTCTTTTATGTCTCCTGTTAACCTTGTTTCCATGAAAGAAATTGTCCCCGAATTATTGCAAGAAAAAGCCACTGCTGAGAATATTTTTAACCTTTCTCAAGACTTATTATTTAATCTCGATCGAACTAATAAGTTAAAATTAGACTATGAAGAAATGATCAAAATATTAGATAATGAAGTGGACTCTGTGAGTGAAAATGTTGCCCGAAAAATTTTAGAAATTA
This window contains:
- the lpxB gene encoding lipid-A-disaccharide synthase; translated protein: MRIFVSTGEVSGDLQGGLLVQALYQEAQKQGISLIIEGLGGEKMRSSGANIIADTTAIGSVGLLESLPFIIPTLKIQQKAKQYLHTNLPDIIVLIDYLGPNLAIASSLKEKYPHIPIIWYISPQFWVWTPRQQDLKQLLKVTDKLLAIFPEEAKFYQEKGLSSVYVGHPLLDRIKTAPTRENSREKLGIKEAEKMIVLLPASRQQELKYLLPVMLESAQKIQEKFPLVKFYLPISLPKYREKIEDLISQYKVKINLFEGETLEILAGSDLAITKSGTVNLELGLLKIPQIVIYKVNPITIWIARKILRFSISFMSPVNLVSMKEIVPELLQEKATAENIFNLSQDLLFNLDRTNKLKLDYEEMIKILDNEVDSVSENVARKILEINNSFQRKN